TTCAATGGCATCATCCGTTGATAGATCTCCCAACCCAGCTCCACCTGGTCATTCAGCAGTGCCGCCAGCACAAACCAGGACGAAGCATGGTTAAAGATCGCGCCATTTTCTTTTTTCCCAGGTACGCAGCGACTAATCAAGCCAATGCTGTCATCGATCTGACGGTAGGCAGGATAGACAATTTGCATTCCATTGGGCTTAGCTAAATACTTGTGACAGGCTGCCAAAGCGCGATCGGCTCTTTCTTTGGGAGCCAGACCAGAAATCACCGCCCAGGACTGGGCATTTAAGAAAATTTTGCCCTGCTGGTGATCATCGCTGCCAATTACCGCGCCATTATCCCGAAATGCTCGCACATACCAATCGCCATCCCAGCATAGTTCGTTTACCGTCTGGCCAAGTTTTTGATAAATTGTTTGGAAACGGTTGAGGTTTTCCCGATCGCCCTGTGCCTCAATCAGCTCTAGACTAATTTTGAGAATATAGCCCCAGAAAAATGCCCCCCAGATTGTTTCGCCCTTGCCCTGAGTGCCAATGTGATCCAGCGTATCGTTCCAATCGCCATTCATGATTTTGGGCATACCGCGATCGCTCAGTTGGCTAGCCACATAATCCAGCGCCATGATCAAATGCTCATATACTGTGCCAGCACCAGCATCGTGATAGGGCACTGTTTCCGCCAGAATCGAAAAATCTCCCGTTTCCTTGAGATATTCCACAATCCCAAATGGAACCCACAGCGGCGTATCGGAATGGTTGGTTTTTTCGCCCGTGCCAGTTAGCTTGAAGAAATTATGCAAAGTTGAGCCATCGGCAAATTGATATTGCAACGCATTGAGCAAACGCGATCGCACCCGCTGCGGCTCCACCATCACCACGCCCAAAATATCCTGGAATTGATCGCGCATCCCCGTGCCAAACAGCAAACCGCCATGATAATAGCCCGCATTCCTGGCCATATCGAATGTAACCGCTGCCTGGTATTGATTCCACACATTCAGCATCAGATTGAATTTGGGATCTGGTGTATCTATTTGTACCTGACTTAAATATTGATCCCAGCGATCGGTTAGCTGAGTGAATTTTTGATCGATCAACCCTAGATCATTTAAAGGCTCGATCGGTTCAGATTTCGGCGTAACTCCAAGTATTACTGCAAAATCTTTTGTATTTCCTGCTGCAAGCTCCAACTCAGACTGCAAAGCCACGATCGGATCACCGGCCGTAATTTCGGTATTGTGCATTACGCCAGTTTCCACCGATTCAGGATTGGCCTCCGATCGCCACCGCCCAATAAATGTATCGAGGCTGCCATCAAACCCCTTGACTGGCAGGGTTTGCGTAAAATATAGCCGATATTGCCAATCAATATTAGGCTGCGCCACCGACACCTTTTTATTCAGCACCCAATAGCGACGGGTGGCGATCAATGCTTGTTTGGTCTGGTCAAAATGAATATCAGTGAAATGTTTATCATTGGGCTGATTGATTAAGTCATTCAGGGCATTGCCCATCAGCAACTCAGTGAATGAATAGATTTCTAATTGACGCGGCCGATCGCTCAAATTAGTGAGCCTCACCCGCCATACTTCCGCATCATTGTCAGTGGGCACAAAATAAGTAATCTCGCCCCGAATCTGGTTAATCTCAGTGATGATTCTGGTGTAGCCCTGGCCATGATGACACTCATATAAATCATAGGGGCGATCGATCGTTGGTGCCCAACTCAGTGACCAATATTCACCCGAAGCTACATCCTTCACTAATACATATCGACCAGGGCGATCCCACGGCAAGCAGTTATAGCGCATCCGGGTGAGGCGATTGTCACGGGGGCTATCCAGGAAGCTAAACCCACCACCAGTATGGGAAATTAAGCCAGCATAACGCCCATTCCAGATGTAGTTAAACCAGGGGCGCGGCGTGCGTGGGTCGGTGATGATAAATTCACGCCCGTCCTGGCTAAAGTAACCGTACTTATTGCCTAATTCACTGTCTAGTTCTGTGCTGAACATGGCTGGCCTGCTAATCATCTGGGCTAATTGTTGAATTTATTAAAGTATTCCAACTACAGCATATTTCAACCCAAACTAGGGCAAAAGCAATATCACACATCTAACGCTGAGGCTAACACCAGGAATGGATAGCGCATAGATAGCCCCGAATTAAAATTCACTCAAGTCCAAACCCAAGTATTGCCTAAATTTTGACCGAAGCAACGATGATTGCTGTGGAGATAGCATAATGAACTACTCGCTACAATCGCTGTGGGGAGTTACTGGAATTGAGATCTGGGTTCCGGCGGGTCGTTTTTGCTTGATATTGCTATTTTCATCTCAGGTAAAGGTATTCAGGCGCAATGATTAAACTAGGCGTTTAATCGTTGGGTTCATTTATTTTAAGATCTGTGCTGGGAAAAGATTATTGATTTTGAGATCGGCAATTTGAACAGCCACTCAACCTGAGATCTCAAATCAAATGCATTTTGCGCGATCGTTGGGGGTGATATTTCTATGCGAGCACTCCTAAAATGATCAGCAATGAGTGATTGTGTAAAAAATGAAGACCCAGGCCACTATTGCTGAAAGCCCGAAAGCTTCGATCGAATTGCCGATCGATTCTCTGGTATTTAACGGCGTGTTATTTTTGCTACCCATATTCATTGGCATATTTAGCTGGCTGTTACTCAGATATATCAACTCACTTGATCAGCAGGATAAGAAACAGACAGCAAGACTTGATGCATTTGAACAGGATATCCAGAATATCGAGAAAAGTTTACTTGAGACCAGGGCTGATGCTGCCGAGAAATATGTGCATAAGGTTGACTGGGTAAGAGAGATGGAAAAACTGGAGGCCACTTTAGAAAAGGTGCTCGATCGCCAGAATGATCTCAATGATAAGTTTGACCACTATGTGCGCAAATAATTTGACGGATGATGAGTTAGCCCATCAAGTAACTTGATAACTTGATGGTGTACCGATCGCAAGAGCCTTGGATATAGTCTGTCAAAAAGTGCCAGAGCAATTGCGGCAAGGGCATAGAGTTGATTATGACCAGGTGGCTACTCATAAAAAGACTTTGACTGCAAAACCTTGGAAGCCAGCGATCGGGTTTGTGCGTAGAGGATGATAAAGGATGTTTCCATCCCTTTGATTTGGCGTAGGTAAAAAAGCTGCTGATAATTTATTCAGGCATAGCTATTTTCAATAATTAGATAGCCAGCCATTTGCAACAATCGATCGGATTGATTGCAGGTATGTAATGCCAGGATATGTCTGGCTTGCTCAATCGGGAAAGTGCTGCGCCAAGTCAGCAACTCTCTCTGCATTGCTGCTAATTCCAGATGAAACTCAGTGGGGACATTAGAAATACAATGCTCGATCATCACTGCTCCTTCACGCAGCAGTTGTATGGTGAGCTGGTCATATTGTTGATTAGTTGTCTTTGAGGCGATCGTCTTTAAAGTCGATGCCAGATTACCTAATTGCTGCTGCCAGGTAAGGGTTTTATAGCTTTCTAACTTATGAGTGACTGTCATTAGGCGATCTCCAGTAATTTTCGAGTTATGGCTTCGACCTGCTCCCTGATATCAGAATCTTGCAAAACAGTTGAGTTATTTCCCTGGCTGGCTCTGAGATTAATAATTGATTCAAACTCAACTTCTCTAGTTGTAGGATACCAATCTGCTCCCCAGATATTTTTTTGAAGGCAACCATAATTCAATAAAGCTTGCTCACAATCAAAATGTAGCTCACCACCACCAGCAAGGAACTGCCTATCGATATCGACAGCTAATTTGATCCTGAGTCCATAGTAAATCTCTGCCATCTGCTCAATTTGTTCAATTGTGGCTGGCTGCTCAATGATTAGAACTGTCAAATTGATATGACCTGGTGTTTAACAATTAATCCTAATTAAAGGTAGCAAAGTTAATTTAATTAATGGGTAGTGCTATACAAGTAAGGATGAGTTGTAATGATGCACAAATAACCAGATAGCGCCAACATGGTTAGCTAACTTTTTCGAGAAAGAAAGAGTTTTGCGAACCAGTCTTGAAGCTCTTTGCCTAAGAGTGCAATTAAATCGCTCAATTTTGTTTGTCAAGCCTGAACCTTTGTCCACTGGTTGATGACGCATACTCGGAACTACCTGAGCATAGGCACGCCAGAAATCAGTGTAACAAACCGCACATTGTCGATAAACGGGTGGTAAAGACTGCCATAATCCTTGAGCACCAACCTCATCTCTAGACCCGATATGCACTCCTACGATCTCCTTAGTATTAACATCTATAGCTAACCAAACCCAAACCTTGACTCGTTTCTTGCCTACAAAAGACCACAGCTCATCCATTTGAATGGTTAAGTGCCCTTTTTTTTAGCCTGTACCTGCACTTGTTGGGGCACTTGAGCATATTTGTGATTAACATATTGCTGTAGCCATCTTGGTGATACACCTACAACTCTGGCAATACCTGCGAGTGAAACCCTCTCTAGCAGAAGTTTGTCGATTTGAGCTTTAGTCTCATTAGCGATATATTTCTTCTTAGAATTGGCTACAAATTGTCTATTGCATTGTTTACATTTGAAGTTTTGTTTACCGTTGTGAATTTTGCCATTTTTGACAATTTTGAGTGAATTGCATCTTGGACAAGTTAGCTTAGATGTATCCATGAGAGAGAATTTTTGTATCTTCTATCCCATTATCCTTACTTCTGCATGACTACCTACATTAGATATGCGGTTGTATGGGGCGTTACAGGATAGCAGCCATGACTGGCGGATGCTTTTCCCCCGTGCAGTTGGCGCTGGTGCTGCTACAGGTTTTTTTGGTGCAACTGACACTAACCGAATCGACCATGGTGTCAGTTTAAATACTTCTGGTTTTTTTGACCTGGTGAGTTTTCACTCAGTAGGTAGTCTCTTGAAAACTTATAGCAATGGCTCACAAAGTGATGCCAGCACGATCGCGGTCACCAACCCGCCAAACATCGAATTTTATGCCTTTGCTTTTAACAATGCGGGGACACCAACCGGCTATTTAGATTCGATCCTTAGCTTTATGTTTTTTGGCGGAGAGATGATTGATGCCCAGATCGTCAATTTGCACGACCATATTTTGACTTTCCAGCAAGCTATGTCAAGAGCTTCCTAGCCAAAAGTGAGATCTCAAAATGAATGTCGCGCTACATTGAAACACGAAAATTTGCTGCAATCACAAATATTTTAGAGATTCAGTCATTTGAAATGCGATCTCAAACCTATTAATTTTGCGATCTCAAAATGAACGACTCGCTACACGCTACACACACCTAAAACCTCGATTTTGTGACTTTGCACTACCCTTACTCAGCGATCGGCTAAAAAATGCAAATAAATTTCGATCGCTAAAAAGTGCTTGACATAAGCTTTTGAGGATAAGAATCACTAATTCAAAAATTTTTTTTTGTAGGTGATGATATCAACCGTGAGAAATGAGGGTAAGTTGTAAACGCGACTGAAAACATACTCTACTCTAAAAAATACACGGGACGAAATCATGAAATCCGAATTCAAAGCAAAACTACTAAATCATCTCCTCAACAGAAAGAACGCCGAAAAAGGTTTTACCCTAATTGAGCTTCTAGTTGTCATCATCATCATCGGTATTCTCGCTGCGATCGCTTTGCCTTCCTTCCTCAACCAGGCCAACAAAGCACGTCAATCTGAAGCCAAGACCTACGTTGGTTCCATGAACCGCGCTCAGCAAGCCTACTTCCTCGAAAAGCAGCAGTTTGCATGTAATGATGACTTTGGTTCCCTTGGTTTAGGTATCCCCTCTGGTACTGATAATTACGGTTATTTTATCAACCCTGTAGCAAGTGCAGCTTGCATTGGTGCAGTAGTTGTAACTAATCAAGCCCAACCTGCAGTTAATGGTGCCGTCGGTGTTACCACTGCAACTGTAAAGGCATACATTGGTGGTGTAAACATTGCTACTCCACCTGCTAGCAGCGATGCAACAACTCTAGCTACTCTCTGTGAAGCTGATACTGCTCCTGTTAATAACCCTGCTCTAGTTGGTACCCAAACATTTCCTGTTGTTGCTGCTGCTACTCAAGCACCTCAATGTCCTGCTAACTATCAAGCTATCAACTAGTTTGATCCTGGCTTAATACTAATTGCCACTATTAAAGCTGGCCAGAATCTGGTCTTTGTGGCTTATGAAGTGGGTAGATATTGCTCTGCCCACTTTGTTTTTAAAGAGAAATCTTGGAAACAGAGCTATCCTTAATCAACCAGTTTTCCCTGACTGTTATGGCAAAAGATGCATCATAATTCGATCGCTTCACGTACTTAAGACTGGCAAAGTGATTGAAAACTATTAATGTCATCTGGAACTGGGGGAAAGATGAAGTTTGAGTTAAAGTACAAGCTAGTTGAATATCTATTGAACAGGCAAAATAATTCGTGGTCAGAAAGTCATGGCTTTACTCTGATCGAGTTGTTGGTTGTGATTGTAATTATCGGTATCCTGGCAGCCATTTCACTGCCAACATTCTTAAACCAAGCCAGTAAAGCCAGGCATTCTGAAGCAAAGACATACGTCAGTGCAATGAATCGGGCTCAACAGACCTACTTTATCGAGAAGCAACAATTTGCTTGTAATGCTGATATTGGTTTTCTTGGACTGGGCATTCCTGCTAATACCCCTAACTTCAATTACGAGATCGCACCGGGTACTAATTGCATTGGTGTTACGGGGATCACCAATCGCGCCAGACCCCTTCCCACGCGACCGCTTAAAGCGCACCTTGGTGGGGTAAGCATCTCTAATTCTTCGGCGATCCTTGAAGCTACCGCCTTGTCCACACTTTGTGAAGCCGATCAAATTGCCTCTATTGCTGGTGCTCCACAGGGCACCGAAACCATGAACTATAGTACTGGTGCTGCTCCGTCTTGCCCAGCTAATTACTTGGCGATCAATTAAATTGATTCGTTACAAGTGGCTTTGAGATGAGTCTCAACTAGTCACTGCTCAAATTGGTTCAACTTGATGAAAATAGCGATAGTCAACCTTACGGCGACCATCGGGCAATCTGGAAACAATATCGACCAGGCGATGGTTCCAGAAAATTTGCTTGAGCCCATAGGAATGGCGAGCATGGATGGTTTGGCCAAAGGTTTCATCCAGGCCAGTTA
The sequence above is a segment of the Pseudanabaena sp. PCC 7367 genome. Coding sequences within it:
- a CDS encoding type IV pilin-like G/H family protein — translated: MKSEFKAKLLNHLLNRKNAEKGFTLIELLVVIIIIGILAAIALPSFLNQANKARQSEAKTYVGSMNRAQQAYFLEKQQFACNDDFGSLGLGIPSGTDNYGYFINPVASAACIGAVVVTNQAQPAVNGAVGVTTATVKAYIGGVNIATPPASSDATTLATLCEADTAPVNNPALVGTQTFPVVAAATQAPQCPANYQAIN
- a CDS encoding DUF5674 family protein encodes the protein MTVLIIEQPATIEQIEQMAEIYYGLRIKLAVDIDRQFLAGGGELHFDCEQALLNYGCLQKNIWGADWYPTTREVEFESIINLRASQGNNSTVLQDSDIREQVEAITRKLLEIA
- a CDS encoding type IV pilin-like G/H family protein; its protein translation is MKFELKYKLVEYLLNRQNNSWSESHGFTLIELLVVIVIIGILAAISLPTFLNQASKARHSEAKTYVSAMNRAQQTYFIEKQQFACNADIGFLGLGIPANTPNFNYEIAPGTNCIGVTGITNRARPLPTRPLKAHLGGVSISNSSAILEATALSTLCEADQIASIAGAPQGTETMNYSTGAAPSCPANYLAIN
- a CDS encoding IS1 family transposase (programmed frameshift), which encodes MDTSKLTCPRCNSLKIVKNGKIHNGKQNFKCKQCNRQFVANSKKKYIANETKAQIDKLLLERVSLAGIARVVGVSPRWLQQYVNHKYAQVPQQVQVQAKKKGNLTIQMDELWSFVGKKRVKVWVWLAIDVNTKEIVGVHIGSRDEVGAQGLWQSLPPVYRQCAVCYTDFWRAYAQVVPSMRHQPVDKGSGLTNKIERFNCTLRQRASRLVRKTLSFSKKLANHVGAIWLFVHHYNSSLLV
- a CDS encoding GH36-type glycosyl hydrolase domain-containing protein; translated protein: MFSTELDSELGNKYGYFSQDGREFIITDPRTPRPWFNYIWNGRYAGLISHTGGGFSFLDSPRDNRLTRMRYNCLPWDRPGRYVLVKDVASGEYWSLSWAPTIDRPYDLYECHHGQGYTRIITEINQIRGEITYFVPTDNDAEVWRVRLTNLSDRPRQLEIYSFTELLMGNALNDLINQPNDKHFTDIHFDQTKQALIATRRYWVLNKKVSVAQPNIDWQYRLYFTQTLPVKGFDGSLDTFIGRWRSEANPESVETGVMHNTEITAGDPIVALQSELELAAGNTKDFAVILGVTPKSEPIEPLNDLGLIDQKFTQLTDRWDQYLSQVQIDTPDPKFNLMLNVWNQYQAAVTFDMARNAGYYHGGLLFGTGMRDQFQDILGVVMVEPQRVRSRLLNALQYQFADGSTLHNFFKLTGTGEKTNHSDTPLWVPFGIVEYLKETGDFSILAETVPYHDAGAGTVYEHLIMALDYVASQLSDRGMPKIMNGDWNDTLDHIGTQGKGETIWGAFFWGYILKISLELIEAQGDRENLNRFQTIYQKLGQTVNELCWDGDWYVRAFRDNGAVIGSDDHQQGKIFLNAQSWAVISGLAPKERADRALAACHKYLAKPNGMQIVYPAYRQIDDSIGLISRCVPGKKENGAIFNHASSWFVLAALLNDQVELGWEIYQRMMPLNSAQNIDRYEVEPYVYAEYLTSPEHPTDGQASHSWLTGTAVWMLRVGIGHIIGFRTGLDGIYIDPHVPADWPGFRARRSFRGKVLDLTVHNPKHKNSGVKTMLINGQLIEGNFIDPGDYAESQLAIEVELG